In the Streptomyces sp. f51 genome, one interval contains:
- a CDS encoding type I polyketide synthase, with translation MSGAATDIAVIGMSCRYPGVHGVAEFWDLLREGRSTIGTFPGPRAVDARSAYLSHPDAATLGSGSFLASVDGFDAAFFDITPGEAAAMDPVQRLGLELAWEAVEDARLPADALAGREVDVVVGAAPSGYDLLRRTSGSDRDDHYAALGSSGALIANRISHLFDVRGLSLCADSGQSSSLVSLALTCDRIRAGAVDTAIAGGVHLIVDPEAGAGLANLGALSPDGRCHPFDARANGFIRGEGGAFVVLKRLDLAVADGDHIYAVVRGWGVNSAGASSRMPDPSPTGQAAAVLSAVARAGIGFEDVDYVEAHGTGTRLGDPAELAGLRQVFRTSGRSRPLAIGSVKANVGHLEPAAGITGFVKAVLCLDRAHLVPTPDFTTPAVPGFHDDFDVPRALRPWPAGPGRPRRAGVTSIGMGGTNAHVVLEQAPAPRHEPPTAHQDTTPAIAAGTAVPWILSARSEQALRRQAARLHDLVTADPSLPAPAIGHALATTRRLFEHRAVVLADDRDQALAGLTTVAAGGSAARAVRGTATGPTGPVVFVFPGQGSQWPDMGRRLYAQSPVFARAVDACAKALDPWLDWSLLDLVTGARTAPSLERGDAVVQPALFAMMVSLAELWRSLGVVPDVVVGHSQGEIAAACAAGALSLEDAARIVALRSQALTDLAGLGGLNAVAAPLTWVEERLGHRPGRLSVAAVNGPASVVIAGDLPALEEFAARAAEDGVRVRRVRIEYASHSHHVERIREKVLAAAAGITPRETAVEFHSTVTAAPLDTRTLDADYWYANLRSTVRFGEVVENLMRERGGVYVEISPHPVLQVAMEEAAEALAAPPAVVGTLSRHDGGAGKVLASLAELHVRGVPVDWTAALTPAPAHRIGLPAYPFQRRRHWLTAGPDEPAAPANGPEARTAGPDSPSAARALVCAETAALLTAKGLALTPADLQARAGETFKALGFDSSTAVELRNRLNTAAGVRLPATVAFSHPTPRALADHLFALLKPPAPAPAEPVEQPVQAESGDDDLFALIDRGYV, from the coding sequence ATGAGTGGCGCAGCCACCGATATTGCCGTGATCGGGATGTCGTGCCGCTACCCCGGTGTGCACGGCGTCGCCGAGTTCTGGGACCTGCTGCGCGAGGGCCGGTCCACCATCGGCACGTTCCCAGGGCCCCGGGCTGTTGACGCCCGGTCGGCGTACCTGTCCCACCCGGACGCCGCCACCCTGGGCTCCGGCTCCTTCCTCGCATCCGTCGACGGCTTCGACGCCGCCTTCTTCGACATCACGCCCGGCGAGGCGGCGGCCATGGACCCCGTGCAGCGCCTCGGCCTGGAACTCGCCTGGGAGGCCGTCGAGGACGCCCGCCTGCCCGCGGACGCCCTCGCCGGCCGCGAGGTCGACGTCGTCGTCGGCGCCGCCCCCTCCGGCTACGACCTGCTGCGCAGGACCTCGGGCAGCGACCGCGACGACCACTACGCGGCACTGGGCTCCAGCGGCGCGCTGATCGCGAACCGGATCTCGCACCTGTTCGACGTCCGCGGGCTGAGCCTGTGCGCGGACTCGGGCCAGTCCTCCTCCCTGGTGTCGCTGGCGCTGACGTGCGACCGCATCCGCGCCGGAGCGGTGGACACGGCGATCGCCGGCGGCGTCCACCTGATCGTCGACCCCGAGGCGGGCGCGGGCCTGGCGAACCTGGGCGCGCTCTCGCCCGACGGCCGCTGCCACCCCTTCGACGCCCGGGCCAACGGCTTCATCCGCGGCGAGGGCGGCGCGTTCGTCGTCCTCAAACGGCTCGACCTCGCCGTCGCCGACGGCGACCACATCTACGCGGTGGTCCGCGGCTGGGGCGTCAACAGCGCAGGAGCCTCCTCCCGGATGCCCGACCCCAGCCCCACCGGGCAGGCGGCGGCCGTCCTGTCCGCCGTCGCCCGCGCGGGCATCGGCTTCGAGGACGTCGACTACGTCGAGGCCCACGGCACCGGCACCCGGCTCGGCGACCCCGCCGAACTGGCGGGCCTGCGGCAGGTGTTCCGCACGAGCGGCCGCAGCCGCCCGCTGGCCATCGGCTCCGTCAAGGCGAACGTCGGCCACCTGGAGCCGGCCGCGGGCATCACCGGCTTCGTGAAGGCCGTGCTCTGCCTCGACCGCGCCCACCTGGTCCCCACCCCGGACTTCACCACCCCCGCCGTCCCCGGCTTCCACGACGACTTCGACGTCCCGCGCGCGCTGCGGCCCTGGCCCGCCGGACCCGGCCGGCCACGCCGGGCGGGAGTCACCTCGATCGGCATGGGCGGCACCAACGCCCACGTCGTCCTCGAACAGGCCCCCGCCCCGCGGCACGAACCGCCCACCGCCCACCAGGACACCACCCCGGCGATCGCCGCCGGGACGGCGGTGCCCTGGATCCTGTCCGCCCGCTCGGAACAGGCCCTGCGCCGGCAGGCCGCCCGCCTGCACGACCTCGTCACCGCCGACCCCTCCCTGCCGGCACCGGCGATCGGCCACGCGCTCGCCACGACCCGCCGGCTGTTCGAGCACCGGGCCGTCGTCCTGGCCGACGACCGCGACCAGGCACTGGCCGGCCTCACCACGGTCGCGGCCGGCGGCTCCGCCGCACGGGCCGTGCGCGGCACCGCCACCGGACCCACCGGACCCGTCGTCTTCGTCTTCCCCGGCCAGGGATCGCAGTGGCCGGACATGGGCAGACGGCTCTACGCCCAGTCCCCGGTCTTCGCCCGCGCCGTCGACGCCTGCGCGAAAGCCCTGGACCCCTGGCTCGACTGGTCCCTGCTGGACCTGGTGACCGGGGCGAGGACGGCACCGTCGCTGGAGCGCGGGGACGCCGTCGTCCAGCCCGCGCTGTTCGCGATGATGGTCTCCCTCGCCGAACTGTGGCGCTCGCTCGGCGTGGTCCCCGACGTGGTGGTGGGGCACTCCCAGGGAGAGATCGCCGCGGCCTGCGCGGCCGGCGCGCTCAGCCTGGAGGACGCGGCACGGATCGTCGCCCTGCGCAGCCAGGCCCTGACCGACCTGGCGGGCCTCGGCGGCCTGAACGCGGTCGCCGCACCCCTGACCTGGGTCGAGGAACGCCTCGGACACCGGCCCGGGCGGCTGTCCGTGGCCGCCGTCAACGGACCGGCCTCCGTGGTGATCGCCGGAGACCTCCCGGCCCTGGAGGAGTTCGCCGCCCGGGCCGCCGAGGACGGCGTCCGGGTCCGCCGCGTCAGGATCGAGTACGCCTCCCACTCCCACCACGTCGAACGCATCCGCGAGAAGGTCCTCGCGGCCGCCGCCGGCATCACCCCCCGTGAGACGGCCGTGGAGTTCCACTCCACCGTCACCGCGGCCCCGCTGGACACCCGCACACTCGACGCCGACTACTGGTACGCCAACCTGCGCTCGACCGTCCGCTTCGGCGAGGTCGTGGAGAACCTGATGCGCGAACGCGGCGGCGTGTACGTGGAGATCAGCCCGCACCCCGTGCTCCAGGTCGCGATGGAGGAGGCCGCCGAGGCGCTGGCCGCCCCGCCCGCGGTGGTGGGCACCCTCAGCCGCCACGACGGCGGCGCCGGCAAGGTCCTGGCGTCGCTGGCCGAACTGCACGTACGCGGTGTGCCGGTGGACTGGACGGCGGCCCTCACCCCCGCCCCCGCCCACCGGATCGGCCTGCCGGCCTACCCCTTCCAGCGCCGGCGCCACTGGCTGACCGCCGGCCCGGACGAGCCCGCCGCACCCGCCAACGGCCCGGAGGCGCGCACGGCCGGCCCCGACTCGCCGTCGGCCGCCCGCGCCCTCGTGTGCGCCGAGACCGCCGCCCTCCTGACCGCCAAGGGCCTGGCCCTGACACCCGCCGACCTCCAGGCACGGGCGGGCGAGACCTTCAAGGCCCTGGGCTTCGACTCCTCGACCGCGGTGGAACTGCGCAACCGGCTCAACACGGCGGCCGGAGTACGCCTCCCGGCCACCGTCGCCTTCAGCCACCCCACACCGCGAGCGCTCGCCGACCACCTCTTCGCCCTCCTGAAGCCGCCGGCCCCCGCCCCCGCGGAGCCGGTGGAGCAGCCGGTCCAGGCCGAGAGCGGCGACGACGATCTCTTCGCCTTGATCGACCGCGGATACGTGTAG
- a CDS encoding alpha/beta fold hydrolase, whose amino-acid sequence MTTGSALAPSPWFVRPPTTGHQGRLFCFPFSGSGASAFSAWPAALEDIEVCPVQFPGRENRLGHPHYGTYENLAADLIEPLTPLLDRPFAFFAHCAGALPAYETVLRLAEAQLPTPDCLFVSGQPAPHDAARDRMLTMTEDQLRDEVEAFVRGRGIEPRPDMIDLGLMVLLRDHAAAKKYRRETPVPVDCPVVVLHWQDDQDVTLADLDGWRRYADRVEFRVVGGGHYDFMNAPDELSKLLTRWL is encoded by the coding sequence ATGACAACCGGCTCCGCACTCGCCCCGTCGCCGTGGTTCGTCCGGCCGCCCACCACCGGACACCAGGGCCGCCTCTTCTGCTTCCCCTTCTCCGGATCGGGCGCCTCCGCCTTCAGCGCCTGGCCGGCCGCCCTGGAGGACATCGAGGTCTGCCCGGTGCAGTTCCCCGGCCGCGAGAACCGGCTCGGCCACCCCCACTACGGCACCTACGAGAACCTCGCCGCCGACCTGATCGAACCCCTCACCCCGCTGCTCGACCGGCCGTTCGCGTTCTTCGCGCACTGCGCGGGCGCCCTGCCCGCCTACGAGACCGTCCTCCGGCTCGCCGAGGCCCAACTGCCCACACCGGACTGCCTGTTCGTCTCCGGCCAGCCCGCCCCGCACGACGCCGCACGCGACCGCATGCTCACGATGACCGAGGACCAACTGCGCGACGAGGTCGAGGCGTTCGTCCGCGGCCGGGGCATCGAGCCGCGCCCCGACATGATCGACCTGGGCCTCATGGTCCTGCTCCGCGACCACGCCGCCGCCAAGAAGTACCGGCGCGAGACACCGGTCCCGGTCGACTGCCCCGTCGTCGTCCTGCACTGGCAGGACGACCAGGACGTGACCCTGGCCGATCTCGACGGCTGGCGCCGCTACGCCGACCGCGTCGAGTTCCGGGTGGTGGGCGGCGGCCACTACGACTTCATGAACGCCCCCGACGAACTGTCGAAGCTGCTGACCCGCTGGCTCTGA
- a CDS encoding phosphopantetheine-binding protein encodes MIDQRDEQDGTPEEEAASPGAPASLAGEVSALWAAHFGDREVGPEDDFFVLGGNSLTGIKIIEQVARDYGVQLSVRDFYLAQTPTRVAELIEQARTGT; translated from the coding sequence GTGATCGACCAGCGGGACGAACAGGACGGGACGCCGGAAGAAGAGGCCGCGTCGCCCGGTGCGCCGGCATCGCTCGCCGGGGAAGTCTCCGCACTGTGGGCGGCGCACTTCGGCGACCGTGAAGTCGGCCCGGAAGACGACTTCTTCGTCCTCGGCGGCAATTCGCTCACCGGAATCAAAATCATCGAGCAGGTGGCACGCGACTACGGCGTCCAGCTGTCCGTCCGCGACTTCTACCTGGCGCAGACCCCCACCCGGGTCGCCGAACTGATCGAGCAGGCAAGGACGGGCACGTGA
- a CDS encoding putative nonproteinogenic amino acid hydroxylase produces MLKSERLAVLPIDAYDLGPELSIVDEHEYGGEYDTFTFGSWSSHVLANGSGADSDVAFRPHEGSLSLTELGKRLPNVMSLVTEHFPLERLQWVRIFALRDGIIAPHVDFLEWAKPGLRVQVPLRTSEESLHSENDTVYHIRRGEVWKIHSTDPHSARSTARTARLSLCLDFAESEEPLAIRGDIPATEPVLLPERPEVSAAELEELIDSGRHFTPGTMRAAFRPFAALHFERRAHATAAFDWYLEAARRTGDEDMVAKAQAFRTYCIEKRGDGEAFVW; encoded by the coding sequence TTGCTGAAGTCGGAACGGCTCGCGGTACTGCCCATCGATGCGTACGACCTGGGCCCGGAACTTTCCATCGTGGACGAGCACGAATACGGCGGTGAATACGACACGTTCACCTTCGGGTCCTGGTCGTCCCATGTGCTGGCCAACGGCAGCGGCGCCGATTCCGATGTCGCGTTCCGTCCGCACGAGGGAAGTCTTTCCCTGACGGAACTGGGAAAGCGGCTGCCGAACGTCATGTCCCTGGTGACCGAGCATTTCCCGCTGGAGCGCCTCCAGTGGGTGCGGATCTTCGCGCTGCGCGACGGGATCATCGCCCCGCACGTGGACTTCCTGGAGTGGGCGAAGCCGGGCCTGCGGGTGCAGGTTCCGCTGCGCACCAGCGAGGAGTCGCTGCACTCCGAGAACGACACCGTCTACCACATACGCCGCGGCGAGGTGTGGAAGATCCACTCGACCGATCCGCACTCCGCGCGCAGCACCGCGAGGACGGCCCGGCTCTCCCTGTGCCTGGACTTCGCGGAGTCCGAGGAGCCGCTGGCGATCCGCGGTGACATCCCCGCCACGGAGCCGGTCCTGCTGCCGGAGCGGCCCGAGGTGAGCGCGGCGGAGCTGGAGGAACTCATCGACTCCGGACGCCACTTCACCCCCGGGACGATGCGGGCGGCGTTCCGTCCGTTCGCCGCGCTGCACTTCGAGCGGCGGGCGCACGCCACCGCGGCGTTCGACTGGTATCTGGAGGCCGCCCGGCGCACCGGCGACGAGGACATGGTCGCCAAGGCCCAGGCCTTCCGCACGTACTGCATCGAGAAGCGGGGCGACGGCGAGGCGTTCGTCTGGTGA
- a CDS encoding cytochrome P450, producing MRLTPGPAQDVDLDTLDLFDLDLYTSGDPHPVWDVMRDKAPLHHQVLPDGREFWSVTRHEDVCRVLGDHREFTSERGTTPTHVGIDDPAAGRLLTSTDPPRHTEVRRPLGAPLTARAVKSWEDSIRGTIRRFLEPALDGDTFDLAERALLLPAMVTGPLLGIPAKDWEELVQLTAMVTAPSDPHFMVGHEAATLAISHHELVNYVTEWVKRRRAAGGEDDTLLAHLMSVSAGGAPLSDEEIALDGYSILLGANVTTPHTVSGTVQALVERPEQYDKAQADPTLIPNLVEEGLRWTSAACNFMRYAVDDIPIAGGIVPARAAVVAWIGSANRDASLFPDPHTFDITRANAKRHVAFGFGPHFCIGAPLARLTLRIFFEELLQHCGPIELAGEPQHLRSYFIAGMTHLPIVTQKRKTP from the coding sequence GTGAGGCTGACGCCGGGCCCCGCGCAGGATGTCGACCTCGACACCCTCGACCTGTTCGACCTGGACCTGTACACCTCGGGCGATCCGCACCCGGTCTGGGACGTGATGCGGGACAAGGCCCCGCTGCACCACCAAGTCCTCCCCGACGGACGGGAGTTCTGGTCGGTGACCCGGCACGAGGACGTCTGCCGCGTGCTCGGCGACCACCGCGAGTTCACCTCCGAACGCGGCACCACCCCCACCCACGTCGGCATCGACGACCCCGCCGCGGGCAGGCTGCTCACCTCCACCGACCCGCCCCGGCACACCGAGGTCCGCCGCCCGCTCGGCGCCCCGCTCACCGCCCGCGCGGTGAAGTCCTGGGAGGACTCCATCCGCGGGACGATCCGGCGCTTCCTGGAACCGGCCCTGGACGGCGACACCTTCGACCTCGCCGAACGCGCCCTGCTCCTGCCGGCCATGGTCACCGGCCCGCTCCTGGGCATCCCCGCCAAGGACTGGGAGGAACTCGTCCAGCTCACCGCGATGGTGACGGCCCCCTCCGACCCGCACTTCATGGTCGGCCACGAGGCCGCCACCCTGGCCATCTCCCACCACGAACTGGTCAACTACGTCACCGAGTGGGTCAAGCGGCGCCGCGCCGCGGGCGGCGAGGACGACACCCTGCTCGCCCACCTCATGAGCGTCAGCGCCGGCGGCGCCCCGCTGAGCGACGAGGAGATCGCCCTCGACGGCTACAGCATCCTGCTCGGCGCCAACGTCACCACACCGCACACCGTCTCCGGCACCGTGCAGGCCCTCGTCGAACGGCCCGAGCAGTACGACAAGGCGCAGGCCGACCCCACCCTGATCCCGAACCTGGTCGAGGAAGGACTGCGCTGGACCTCGGCCGCCTGCAACTTCATGCGCTACGCCGTGGACGACATCCCCATCGCCGGAGGCATCGTCCCGGCCCGCGCGGCGGTCGTCGCCTGGATCGGCTCGGCCAACCGGGACGCGTCCCTGTTCCCCGACCCGCACACCTTCGACATCACCCGCGCCAACGCCAAACGGCACGTCGCCTTCGGGTTCGGCCCGCACTTCTGCATCGGCGCGCCACTGGCCCGGCTGACACTGCGGATCTTCTTCGAGGAACTGCTCCAGCACTGCGGGCCGATCGAGCTCGCCGGTGAACCGCAGCACCTGCGGTCCTACTTCATCGCCGGGATGACCCACCTGCCCATCGTCACGCAGAAACGAAAGACACCATGA